A window from Oncorhynchus mykiss isolate Arlee chromosome 9, USDA_OmykA_1.1, whole genome shotgun sequence encodes these proteins:
- the LOC110532976 gene encoding proline-rich receptor-like protein kinase PERK2 isoform X1 encodes MKRREYPVGEVLIIPMTSTSPSPQDSARPQALPLQPSSPPPPVSSPPPPLSLSNPQLQAEFLRRAPRAASPDNDSARSQILPLQPSPPISTSVAPRSSLPPPLSSPPPPLCLSSPQLQAEFLRRASRGLRTVSCDTDDVLTSPSSPLVSPFTSTTTSPLTSPPQPLSPTSPFSSPPQPLSPTTPTTEGRATRLSLSSPELLTELRRSQSRPMKHVSISKGLTTVFCGRGRGVTVRLLALLLPQEQPTRHSAQTPRPMEEDKRVPSCPMGHSVRLS; translated from the exons TATCCAGTCGGCGAAGTCCTCATCATTCCAATGACATCGACTTCACCTTCACCCCAGGACTCAGCTCGACCCCAAGCCCTTCCCCTCCagccctcttcccctcctccccctgtctcctcccctcctccccccctttctctgtcCAATCCCCAGCTCCAGGCTGAGTTTCTGAGGAGAGCTCCCAGAGCTGCCTCCCCTGACAACGACTCGGCTAGATCCCAAATCCTTCCCCTCCAgccctctccccccatctccaccTCTGTGGCTCCccgctcctcccttcctccccctctttcctcccctcctccacccctctgtctGTCCAGTCCCCAGCTCCAGGCGGAGTTTCTGAGGAGAGCTAGCCGTGGTCTCAGAACTGTCTCCTGCGACACCGACGATGTCCTCACCTCCCCCAGCTCCCCCCTGGTTTCACCCTTtacctccaccaccacttccCCCCTTACCTCCCCACCTcagcctctctcccccacctctccctttaGCTCTCCACCACAGCCCCTCTCCCCCACCACGCCCACTACAGAGG gccgCGCTACTCGCCTGTCTCTTTCCAGTCCTGAGCTGCTGACAGAGCTGCGTCGGTCTCAGTCCCGTCCTATGAAGCACGTCTCCATCTCTAAAGGACTCACCACTGTCTTCTGTGGACGGGGCAGGGGTGTAacggtaag ACTCCTAGCTCTGCTCCTGCCTCAGGAGCAACCAACCAGACACTCCGCTCAGACTCCACGGCCAATGGAAGAAGACAAGCGGGTCCCAAGCTGTCCAATGGGACATAGCGTTAGACTAAGTTAA
- the LOC110532976 gene encoding vegetative cell wall protein gp1 isoform X2 has product MKRREYPVGEVLIIPMTSTSPSPQDSARPQALPLQPSSPPPPVSSPPPPLSLSNPQLQAEFLRRAPRAASPDNDSARSQILPLQPSPPISTSVAPRSSLPPPLSSPPPPLCLSSPQLQAEFLRRASRGLRTVSCDTDDVLTSPSSPLVSPFTSTTTSPLTSPPQPLSPTSPFSSPPQPLSPTTPTTEGRATRLSLSSPELLTELRRSQSRPMKHVSISKGLTTVFCGRGRGVTTPSSAPASGATNQTLRSDSTANGRRQAGPKLSNGT; this is encoded by the exons TATCCAGTCGGCGAAGTCCTCATCATTCCAATGACATCGACTTCACCTTCACCCCAGGACTCAGCTCGACCCCAAGCCCTTCCCCTCCagccctcttcccctcctccccctgtctcctcccctcctccccccctttctctgtcCAATCCCCAGCTCCAGGCTGAGTTTCTGAGGAGAGCTCCCAGAGCTGCCTCCCCTGACAACGACTCGGCTAGATCCCAAATCCTTCCCCTCCAgccctctccccccatctccaccTCTGTGGCTCCccgctcctcccttcctccccctctttcctcccctcctccacccctctgtctGTCCAGTCCCCAGCTCCAGGCGGAGTTTCTGAGGAGAGCTAGCCGTGGTCTCAGAACTGTCTCCTGCGACACCGACGATGTCCTCACCTCCCCCAGCTCCCCCCTGGTTTCACCCTTtacctccaccaccacttccCCCCTTACCTCCCCACCTcagcctctctcccccacctctccctttaGCTCTCCACCACAGCCCCTCTCCCCCACCACGCCCACTACAGAGG gccgCGCTACTCGCCTGTCTCTTTCCAGTCCTGAGCTGCTGACAGAGCTGCGTCGGTCTCAGTCCCGTCCTATGAAGCACGTCTCCATCTCTAAAGGACTCACCACTGTCTTCTGTGGACGGGGCAGGGGTGTAacg ACTCCTAGCTCTGCTCCTGCCTCAGGAGCAACCAACCAGACACTCCGCTCAGACTCCACGGCCAATGGAAGAAGACAAGCGGGTCCCAAGCTGTCCAATGGGACATAG